TGCCGAGCAGCCGCAGGAACTCTCCGGCGTGGGTCCCCCCGGTCACCAGCATGAGCTCGGTGACGCCGGCACTCACCAAGGCCTCGATGGAATAGGTCACCATGGGCCGGTCGTAGATCGGCAGCAGGTGCTTGTTGGTGATGCGAGTCAGGGGGTGGAGCCGGGTGCCGGTGCCACCAGCGAGGATGACGCCCCTCACCGGTCGGCCCTGGCGGCCCTGCGCTCCTCGAACCGGCGCTCCCAGTCGAGCTCGTTGTCCTTCGAGTCACGAATGTACGGCGACAGGGCGATGCCCTTGATCACCAGCCAGTTGAAGGCGGCCACCGGCCACGGGAGCGGCCGCACGACGTCGACGAACAGGATCGTGCGGTAGCCGTCGGTGTCGTTCCACGCCTCGTGCTGGTAGGTGTCGTCGAACACGAGGCTCTTGCCCTCCTGCCAGTGGGCGACCTCGCCGCCCACCTTGATGCCGCACGCCGACTCCGGCTCGGGTACCGCCAACGCCAGGTGGTAGCGCAGCACACCCTTGTAGGGGCCCCGGTGCTCGTCGATGTGCTTGTGGGGCGAGAGGATGGAGAAAAAGGCCGTCGTCATGCCGGGAATGCGCTCGATGGCGGCCGTGGTGGCGGGGCAGCGCGCGCAATTTCGATCCGACTTGAAGCCATAGCCATAGAAGAAGTACGTCTTCCAGCGGTCGTCGTCGGTGAGCGTCGCCTGGTCGGACTGGATGTCCTGGAAGTTGGGCAGGTCGTCCCGGTACCGCATGACCTGGTCGAGCTCGGACCGGATCGTCTTCCACTCGGCCTCGAGGGCGGGGATCCAGCCGAACTGCTCGGTGGGGAGGAACGGCGAATTTCCCACGAGCGAGTAGCGGGTGATGAGCTTCTCGAGCACCTGGATGAAGCGGAATCCGACGTTGATGAACAACTCGCCGGCGCGCTCGCGCACGGACTGCAGGCTCGAGCTAGCCACGGAAGGCCCGGTTCCACCAGGCAGGGTCGCCCTCCGCCTGCTCGCGGATCCAGTCGAAGTGGTGGCGGGCGGACAAGCGCATGATCGGCATCATGAGCAGGCCGGCCACGGCCCACCGCCTCGCCCCACGGGGCACCTCGAGGACCAGCGCCAGGGCCGACGCTGCCGACCAGATCCACAGGATCCCGTTGTAGGGGGGCAGCTGGGCGGGGCTCAGGCCCTCGGCGCTGGTGAGGGCGGGCACGCCCAGACGGGTGCGCCGCCACGGCCACATCACGAAGTGGACCAGCCCTCCGGCCAGGCCGGCGCCAGCCCAGAAGGCAACGGGCTTGTCCCAGCGGCGGCCGCCCAACGCCGCTCCCGCCGTCCATGCCGGCAGCTGGACGCCCCAGAGGCCCAGCGAGCCGGCGAGCCCGAGCTCCGGCTGGAGGACCAGGCCGACGCCGCTGCCGAGCTCGTAAGCGTGGTGCGCGACAGTGCCCAGGGCGCTGAGGACCGAGAAGGGCCGGCGGATCCGCGTCACGGTCAGGTCAGCGTAGTTGAGCGGGGTCCCGTCGATAACCCGTGCCGTCGGAGAGCCGACGGCGATGGCTGACTTAGGAGATCTCGCTGGCGGGCAGCCAGGCCGCCTCGCCCTTGCCGGTCGGCAGGCGACGGCGATAACGCTCCATCACGTAGATGTCGTTGAGCTCGTCGCGGTGCCTTCGGACCAGCTCGGCCAGGGCGTAGCGGCGGATCTGGGCGTCGATCGGCACGGTCCCGCCTGCCGCGGTGACGGCGCGGTCGAGCGGGGCGGCTCGCCGGGAATTCGCACGCTTCTGCGCACGCTTACACTCCACGCATCGGCTGTGGCGGCCAGACGGCTTGGAACGATCGAGGCCGAACCGGTCCAGGGGTAGGTCCCGGTGACAGCCAGTGCAAAGGCGGGTGCCGAAGGTCTTCTTGTCCTGCATCAATGACTCCGTAGATTTTGGGTGGCCGATGGTGGGCCGGCTACCCATTCTACAGGGGCCTGCGCCAAGTTCTTCGATACCATACGTTCATCTTCAGTCAATCTCGATGTCTCCGAATGCTCTTCGATCCCAGGGGACAGGCTCGTCTGAGCGGCGAGCTCGGTGGCCCGGTGGCAGGCTCTGGGTCAGCGAGCGGCCCAGCCTACGGCCCAGTGGAGAGCCCCGTGGAGGGCCCAGCGGA
The nucleotide sequence above comes from Acidimicrobiales bacterium. Encoded proteins:
- a CDS encoding aspartyl/asparaginyl beta-hydroxylase domain-containing protein: MRERAGELFINVGFRFIQVLEKLITRYSLVGNSPFLPTEQFGWIPALEAEWKTIRSELDQVMRYRDDLPNFQDIQSDQATLTDDDRWKTYFFYGYGFKSDRNCARCPATTAAIERIPGMTTAFFSILSPHKHIDEHRGPYKGVLRYHLALAVPEPESACGIKVGGEVAHWQEGKSLVFDDTYQHEAWNDTDGYRTILFVDVVRPLPWPVAAFNWLVIKGIALSPYIRDSKDNELDWERRFEERRAARADR